A window of Aurantibacillus circumpalustris genomic DNA:
CAGCTTCTAACTGGTCGATGTAGTATTGGCCTTGTATGGTATACACTTCCTGTTCATTTGCACGGTAAGCAGAGCCGATGAGTTTTAATTTTGTTTTACTATTCGGACGATAAGTCGTTGAAAGGCCGCCCATATAGGTATTGTATTGCATCAATTCCTGCCCGTCAAAATAAATGGTTAATCTTAATGCATCTTTTACTGTTCCAAAATCGGTTTCGCGGTTAACTGGTTTTACAAGGTATTTATTGGAGGCTATGTTTCCTAAAAACTCAATCTTTAATTTTGGATTAACATCAAAGGTTAAAAAGCTCTGAAAGTCTGTAGCACTTGGTCTGTAACCGCCACTCGTATTTAGTTTAGTATCTAAGCTTGATAACAAATAACTATTTGTGCGGTAACGTCCACCAATGTTCCAGGCTATTAATCGGTTCTTTGAAATCCCTTCTAATTGCACATTTCCACCCAAAAAACTGGCAGAAGCATTGCCGGCAAATTTTAAGGGTTTACGATAAGTGATATCAAGAACACTGCTCAATTTATCGCCATACTTTGCATCGAATCCGCCTGCCGAAAAAACGATGTTTGAAACCATGTTTGGGTTGGCAAAACTCAAGCCCTCTTGTTGCCCACTGCGAACCAAAAAAGGACGATATACTTCAATGTCGTTTACATAAACTAAATTTTCGTCAAAATTACCTCCACGCACACTATAGCCGCTGCTTAACTCGTTGTTGCTACTAACTCCGGCTTGCGTTTTAATAATGCTCTCAACGCTCTCACTTGGCCCTGGAATGCGGCTTATTATTTTAGGATCAAGCACTACAATTTCCTGGCTGGAGGTTTTAAAATCACGAACTTCAACTGTTTCAAAGGTGTTTTTAAAATCAAGAACCGGTGAATAAGTAATTGTTTGATCTCCTTTAGCTTCTAGTGTGTGCGTTGCGGCAGTATGACTGATATCGTAATAAACAAGCGTGTATATTTTTCCAGATTCAAGACTAAGCGAATAAAATCCTTTTTCATTGGTGTAGGTGGTAATCTTGGTATCTTCTTTCACGCCAATAACCACTCTTTCAAGCGCCTCACCATCTGTTCCTTTCACGAAGCCTGAAACGGTAGTTGTTTGGGCGTTTACAACCGAAACAAAACAGATTAAAATAAAAAGGATATGTTGCCTAAGAGCTTTCAGAAAATTATTAAGATAACGAATATACAGAGATATTATTATTTACTAAAACCATTTATTTCAGCTTTCCAGTATTGTGAATGAGTGTGCTGTTGTAGGTTTGAAAAAACGCTCTGCTGCGATGAAGTTCAATAGAGTCTAAATTATTGTATTTACCTGTAATCGGCTGTGATAAGGTACTGTCTTTTGTATATTGATAGGTTGCGCTTAATATTGGCATTTTAAAGCAATACAACATAGAATCATTAAAAAGAAACTCCGTAGAACTAGCATAAAAATAATCGTTACCATATTCTTTTGATCTAAACGATTCACCAAAACTAAAGAAGGGTCTGTTGTAGCCCAATAAATCCATTACACTTGGAAGAATATCCATTTGAGAAAAAACTTTTTTATGATCTTTTTTTAATAAATTATCAGGTACAAAAAAAAGAATTGGAATACCTTGGTTCCCTACAACATTGGTGTAAAAAGGATGCTTAGATACACTTCCATGATCTGCAGTCAACACAAACAGTGTGTTATTATACCAATCTGTTTTTTTAGCGGCATTAAAAAATTGTTTCAAAGAATAGTCTGCATAACCTATAGATTCAGAATTTTCTAAATCTCCCTTTGGAAATTTGTTTTTGTATTTTTCTGGAATTTTATAAGGATGATGCGAGCTAAGGGTAAAAATAGCCGTGTGAAAAGGCTGTTTAAATGAGTTCATTTTTTTTACAGAGTACTTCAGAAAAGGTTCATCCCAGATGCCCCAAAAATCATCAAAATCACTATTGTCGTTGTATTCGTTTTTTCCATAGTACGCTTGGTAGCCAGCGAGCGAAGCCCAGGAATCAAAATTCATAGTACCGTTAATTCCACCATGAAAAAAAGCGGTTTGATAACCTTCTGCACTTAGAATGGAAGCGATAGATGTTTGATCATTTAAAGCATACAATGAGTTGATAAAAGGATTCTCCATAAATGTAGGGAGACTCGATAAAATGGCAGGAATACCTTCAATAGACTTGCTTCCATTCGAAAATGCATTGCTGCAAACAAGCGAGTGATCCATTAAACTATCCAGAAAAGGGGTGTAACTTATTCTACCCAGCTTCGTGTATTCTTTTGCAAAACTTTCAAGAATAAGAACTACAACATTTTGTTTTTTGAATTCAGAATCTTTGTAATGACGAACTGGATTGTATATGCTTTTTAATTCATCTGGCGAATAAAAATTGTACTCTGCAATTGCTTCCACTTCCATTGATTTTATGATGGTAAAAGGTGTATTTAAAACAATGGGCACTTCTTCAATACTTGTAACAGAACCTGCTTCCACAATGGTTATGGGCACGCGCTGCAAACCGCCTCTAACAGCCAAAACACCAAAACCTGCACTTAACACAAACATTAAAGTAATAAGAGCCCATTGTTTTGGTTTGGAAAAACTGTACTTAGTAATTATGGGCTTTAGTTTTATACGATTGTAAAAATAAACCAACACTACAATGATTGCCACAAAAAACAAAACAGCCCACCAAAAGTCTTTAAGAAATTGCGGAATGAGTTTGCTCATATCACTTTGACCGCCCATTTGTTTGAACAAATCAGCGCTCGAGCGTTTCCGGATAAAAGGAAAATAAGCAATATCAATACAATTAACAGCAATAAAAACGGTGTTACAAATAACAAATAACGATTTTAAAAGTATCTGGTAAGGTCTGCCAGAGAAAAAATTTGATGGCAGAATAGACAATAGAATAAACAAGCTATTAGACACCACAATGCTAAAAGAATCTGTTCTCAGTCCATAAAAACAATCTGCAATAAGGTCAAATGTATTTACAGTTTGGAAATAGCCAATATTTGAAAAATAGAAAAACAAGCGACAAACAAAATAGGCCATGTAGCATAGTAAGAGCCGTTTTATTACAAGTAAAAGTTGTTGTGAATAGGTTGTGATCACTTAGATTTAATTTCTGTGCTGTTTTGCGGATGAATAGAATCTTAATTTTAAAAAATGATAGTTTAATGCATTTAATTTCTGAAAATTACTGAAATTAGCAGATTAGTGAACGCAAATATAAAAGAAGATATTCATAGGCTGTTAAAAAAATACTGGGGATTTGATAGTTTCAGGCCTTTGCAAGAAGATATTATTCTTTCTGTGTTGGATAAACACGATACACTCGCTCTTTTACCAACAGGTGGTGGCAAATCTTTGTGTTTTCAAGTGCCGGGATTAGCTCTGGGAGGTACAACTTTGGTGATTTCACCACTAATTGCTTTAATGAACGATCAGGTTCAAAATCTTAAAAAGAAAGGTATTTCGGCAGTAGCCATAAGCGCTGCCATGAATTTTAAAGAAATTGATGTAGCACTTAATAATGCGGCACTGGGACATGTACAGTTTATTTACGTTTCACCTGAACGTTTGCAAAATGAAACCTTTGTACAAAAGATTTCTTACTTACCAATTACCCTAATTGCTGTAGATGAGGCGCATTGTATTTCTCAGTGGGGTTTCGATTTCAGACCAAGTTATCGAAAGATAGCGACGCTTCGCCCTTATTTTCCAGATTGTAAAATCATTGCTTTGACTGCAAGTGCAACGAAAGACGTTGTAGAAGATATTCAAAAGCAGCTAGATTTTAAAGATGCGAATGTATTCAGACAGTCGTTTGTGCGCAAGAATTTACGCTATGTGGTACAGTTGGAAGAAAATAAAATTGAGCGCCTTTTTAAATTGATTCATAACATTGGCGGTTCTGGTTTAGTTTATGTGCGTAACCGAAAAAAAACAGAAGAGCTGGCTGCGTTTTTAAAGAAAAATAAAATTTCTTCCATGGCATACCATGCTGGTTTAAAATACGAACAAAGGCAGAGTGTGCAGCAACAATGGATTGATAATAACGTACAAGTAATTTGTGCCACCAACGCCTTTGGAATGGGGATTGATAAACCTGATGTGCGTTTTGTGGTGCATCTTGATTTACCCGAAAGTCTTGAAGCGTATTTTCAGGAAGCGGGCAGGGGTGGTCGTGACGGGAAAATTGCTTACTCCACCATATTTTATACAAAAGCAGATCAACAGCGTCTTATAGATAATTTTCAATATGCATTTCCTGAATTGGATTATGTGAAAAATACCTACCAAGCAATTTGTAATTATTATCAGATTGCTATTAGCGCAGGGCAAGGTACTAACGTGCAATTCGATATTGATAAAATTTGTAAAAGCTACAACCTGTCGCCTATATTGGTTTACAATAGCATTAAGTTTTTAGAGAAAGAAAATTATCTTTCTTTAATTGACGGCGGGTTTGAACCTTCCAAAGTGCTTTTTACCGCTAACAAAGAAGATATTTATCAATTCGAATTACTCTACCCGAAGTTTGAGCCACTTGTAAAAACGCTTCTTCGCAGCTATGGCGGCTTGTTTGAGAATTATGTGTACATCAACGAAAAAGATCTTGCTTACCGTGTGAAAATAAGTGCGGCCTCAATCATGGAATACCTTGCCTATCTCGATAAACAGGAAATTTTATCTTATGTACCGCAGTCTGCACTTCCCAAACTTGTGTTTATGCAAGACCGTGTTCATGCAAATTATCTGGAATTTAATCCTGAAAATTACCACCGTTTAAAAGAACAATACCTTGAACGTATTAACTCTGTAATTGAGTACACCAATAATGATAAGCTTTGCAGACAGGTTCAATTGTTGATGTATTTTAACGAATTTAATTATAGCGATTGCGGACATTGTGACGTGTGTATTTCCAAACGCCCAAAGGATTATGAAACGGTTAAAACTAAGCTCCTTACTTCCTTAAAAAATAAAAGTCTTACCCTTGAACAATTAAAAGATAAAATGAAAAGTTCTAACGATGAAACCTGGATCAAAGCCTTTAATGAGCTCATTGATGACAATATTATCGTTGAAGAAGAGAGTATCTTCTATCTTAAAAAAGATTCTAAGGAAAGACTTTAATTTCCACAGATCTTCCCGTAAGCGTATTCAACTCCATCGCCAAATAGCGGTGGTAAAGCGTAAACACATTTAAAGGTTTAATGGTATGAAGACTAAACGTAAGTTCGTTATCGCCAAAAGAAACAATTGGGTTGTCGTAAATGGAGTTCTGACAGGTTTTAAAAATGGTGTCTACTTTTAAGGACGCTATATTGCACTTAAAAATTCCATTGGAGTTTGACCAATAAAAATTTTCATCCGTTTTATCTAAAGTAAGATTATCAAAATTTATTTGTCCAGCTTTACTATATACAGGGCCACTTATAAGCGTTCTGTTATTAGATTGATTTTCGAAATCGGTATAATATACATCGCAAGTGTTGCTATTCACTTTAAGCGTTAACAGTTTGTCACTTTTTTTGAAAGTCGCTAAATAGGGAAGTTCTGCTTCAAATTCAAGAAGAAAATTTCCACTCACGTTTATCTTCATCATTTTTGGTGGTACATTAAAATAACCTTCGCTAAAATAATAAATCACATTCCCGGTGTAATCCCAATAAGGATTGTGAGCATGGTTGTCGTTGGTTAATGCTATTAGACTATCACCAGAATTTTTAACGACGAAAATATTATTTTGAGAATCGCTAAATGTAATCCAGCCTTTGTTATTTACTTGCGGTAAATATTTTCCTAATGGGTAAATATATTTGGCTGTTTTAGAGGGAATATCGTAGAATAAGAGCTTATTCGAGCCAAGTGCGTCTCCGTTCACCACCATAATAATTTTGTTTGAATTAACGGGATCGAAAAGAAAGGCATTGATGTTTTTATTTCCGTCTTCTAAGCTATCTATCCATTCAAAAGGAGGTGGAGGCAAAGGGAGATCTTCACATTTAAATTCTTCTACGGGAGTTTCTACAATAGGCGGCACAGGCGTGTTGTTCTCAGGTGGTTTGTCTTTTTTACCACAAGCTGATAAAAGTAAAATAGATAGAAACGCTATGTAATAGATTGATCGCACTAAATGTCTCATAAAGTTATTAATAAAAGCTCAGATGCCGATTTTATATGGCTATTAATTATGAAACACCTGCTTTTAATTTCTTTTTGGGAGCCACGAACCTGCCTGCCGTCGCGCGGCATAGGCAACGGTAGGCAGGTTCCACGAATTAGCACGAATGGTTTTCCAGTGATTTGATTCTTTCAGATTAGTGTAATTAGTGGCAGACAGAAGCACTGATTACCTCTCCCAAACAGTCCTCACCAAAAGCGCATTCGAAAAATCTTCGCCTTTAATTTTTACATTCCCAACAAAACCACCAAGAAAACCAAGACTCTTACAATTCTTATCAAACACCTCAGACGTCATATCATTTCCGCAAGCATTTTGATCAAACACAAACACGGTAGCACCTTGAAATGTGTACTCGTTTACTTTCAGTCCTTTTTCACAAGAAGTCTTTGAAAATGCTTCTATTGAGGCTTTGATACAATCGGGTATCTTACCACTTTGTTCATTGGACTTTTTTGTTTTGCAACAGACCAATAAGAGCAAACAGTTTATCAAAAGGAATATTTTTTTCATAATAAATACAAGAGTAAAATTACATTATTTGTTCCTATTGGTTATAGTTTCCATCTGCCCATTTTAAAGCAGGATTTACCCATTCTGGCAATGGTTTGTATAAGAAGCCATGTCTTAGCCCTGTATTAATTTCAATTTCTTTGTAATGATTTATTCCTGTGGAAGCATTCTTTAATGACAGACAGGTGCCTGCGCCATCGCTTTTTTCGTAGACAGAAAGAATGTTTCCGTAAAAATTAAGTTCAGCATTTGTTTCATCTCTGTAGCAAGCGGCCATAAACACATAATTAATGTCTTTGTTCTTTGCATAAGAGGATACATACATGGCTATCAACGCACCTTTGGAAGCACCAATAACGGTTACTCTCTTTGCTTCAACACCTTTCTTTAAAAGGCTATCAATTTGTTTTTTTATTTTGAGCGCATAGGGTTTTACGTCGGTGTCCTTTGCTCGGACTTCACTCAAAACCAATGCTTTGTTTTTTCTCAATGAATCGAGAATGTCATTGTATTTATAGGCTCCGTAACTATTTATCTTATCAACCGCTTCAGCACCTTGATTTTCGATAATTTTACCATGCAAGTAAAAAATATAATTCTGTGAGAATGTTTGAGTAGATGCAAAGAGCAGTAATGTTAGCGTAAGCAGTTTTTTCATAGCACGGATTTAAAGTAAATGTAAAGGTTTTCATTTAATCTATGCTAAACACTTTACTCAGTTTGTAACACAAAAAAAATCCCGCTCTTTTTCAAAAGCGGGATTCTTATTATAAAATTAAACTATTAAGCTTTATCTTCTTTTTTGCTTCGCTTTGTTTTAGGCTTGTGAGCACTTACAATAATTTCATCTTTTTCTTTATTGTAATCCACTTCAATTTCATCGCCTTCCGTTAAGCTGCTTTTAATGATTTCTTCAGCCATAGGATCTTCCAAATACTTTTGAATGGCCCTTTTTAATGGTCTTGCACCGTAGTTCACATCGTAACCTTTTTCAACAATGTAATCTTTAGCCGCATCACTAATCTTAATCACAAAACCTAATCCGTTTACTCTTCCAAAAAGACTAGCCAATTCAATATCAATAATTTTATGAATGTCTTCTTTTTGAAGTGAGTTAAACATAATCACATCATCAATACGATTTAAAAACTCAGGTGCAAAAGCTTTTTTCAAAGCGCTTTCAATTACTCCTTTTGAGATCTCATCTTCTCCATCTTTTCTGGTAGCTGTACCAAATCCAACACCCACACCAAAGTCTTTTAACTGACGCGCACCAATGTTACTGGTCATGATAATGATGGTGTTTTTAAAATCAATCTTTCTTCCAAGACTGTCCGTTAACATCCCATCATCCAACACTTGTAATAACATATTGAATACATCTGGATGCGCTTTTTCGATCTCATCTAATAAGATAACCGAGTAGGGGCGACGACGTACTTTTTCAGTTAACTGTCCACCTTCTTCATACCCAACATATCCCGGAGGTGCTCCAATTAAACGCGTAGTAGCAAACTTCTCCATGTATTCACTCATATCGATACGGATTAACGCATCGTCGTTATCGAATAAATGTTTTGCCAATACTTTTGCTAATTGCGTTTTACCAACCCCAGTAGGACCTAAAAATATAAAAGAGCCAATTGGTTTGTTTGGATCTTTTAATCCAGCACGGTTACGTTGAATCGCTTTTACAACCTTTTCCAAAGCTTTATCCTGACCAATTACTTTACCTTGCAGCAAAGCATTCATTTTGATCAGTTTTTCGCCTTCGTTTTGGTTTACACGTTGAACAGGCACTCCACTCATCATACTCACTACTTCCGCCACATTTTCTTCAGAAACAGTCACTCTATTTTGTTTGGTTTCTTCTTCCCAAGCCTTTTTAGCAGCTTCTAACTGCGCGTGTAATTGTTTTTCAGTATCGCGTAATCTTGCAGCTTCTTCGTATTTCTGACTGCGAACTACCTGATTTTTCAATTCCTTTATTTCTTCAATCTTACCTTCAATCTCCACAATGTTTTGTGGCACATTAATATTCGTAATGTGAACGCGACTTCCAGCCTCATCTAAAGCATCAATAGCTTTATCCGGTAAATGTCTGTCTGTAATATACCTTGCTGTTAAGGCAACGCAAGCTTTTATCGCTTCGTCAGTATACGTTACGTTATGATGGTCTTCGTATTTCGATTTAATGTTGTGTAAAATCTGAAGCGTTTCATCTGGCGTAGCAGGTTCAATAATTACCTTTTGGAAACGACGCTCTAAAGCACCGTCTTTTTCGATGTACTGACGGTACTCATCTAAAGTCGTTGCACCAATACATTGTATCTCACCACGCGCTAAAGCAGGCTTAAACATGTTACTCGCGTCTAAACTACCACTAGCACCACCAGCACCAATAATTGTATGAATTTCATCAATGAATAAAATCACATCTGGACTTTTTTCCAATTCGTTCATGACCGCTTTCATACGCTCTTCAAACTGACCGCGGTACTTAGTCCCTGCAACCAAAGAAGCAAGATCTAAAGTCACCACACGTTTTCCAAATAACACACGCGATACTTTGCGTTGAACAATGCGTAAGGCTAAACCTTCTGCGATACTTGATTTACCAACACCTGGCTCACCAATTAAAATCGGATTGTTCTTTTTACGACGCGATAAAATTTGTGATACGCGCTCAATTTCTTTTTCACGGCCAACAACAGGATCCAGTTTTCCATCTTCAGCCATCTTGGTTAAATCTCTTCCGAAATTATCAAGAACGGGTGTTTTAGATTTACTCTCACCTTGTTTTTTCTGACCACCAGTTGTGCCACCGCCACCAAAGTTTGCTTCTTCAGCATCATCTTCATCACCACCACCGGTAGCAGAGTTTTCAATGCGTCCCGGATTTTCGAGAAACCCCTCTAATTCTGCGCGTGCAGCATCGTAATCAATGCCGTATTTTAATAATGTTTTTGTAACAACATTGTCATTCTCTTTCAAAATACACAACAATAAATGCTCTGTACCTATTTGAATAGATTTAAATGTTTTTGCTTCGAGGTAGGTGAGTTTAAGTGTCTTTTCTGCTTGTTTAACTAAAGGGATGTTTGCAAGGTTGTTAGACTTGCGTAATCCTGGAGTAAGACTTTGCTCAATGCTCTTTCTTAGTTCAGAGGAATCTATCCCCAGATTTTTGAGTAAACGCATTCCTACGCCGTCCCCGTCTCTAATCATGCCAAGCATTAAATGCTCAATACCTATATAATCGTGCCCTAATCTAAGAGCCTCTTCCCGGCTGTACGTAATGACGTCTTTTACCCTGGGTGAAAATTTTGCTTCCATATACTAGTTTCCTTATTTGTTTGGTTAAGTTACATATATAATGCCAAAACCAAAAATAGGTTTAAATAAGTGGAATAGCCTATTCCATAATTGGTTTTTTTAACAAATATTTTGTTGATAAGTTTTAGGTGTATTTGCTGATTTTTCGGTACTTTCATGGGTTCAAAAGAATATTCTGAGCTTCTATTTTAAGTGGACAAGTGTTAAACATTGAGCCTGACAAAAGAGCATAAGAAAGCAACAAAAAAACAGTAATTAAAAATTAGATAACAAAGAAATAATATGGCAGACGGAGAAAAAATTATTCCTATTAACATTGAAGATGAAATGAAAACGGCTTATATCGATTATTCGATGTCGGTTATTGTGTCGCGTGCTTTACCCGATGTAAGGGATGGTTTAAAACCTGTACACAGAAGGGTGTTGTACGGGATGTTGGATTTAGGTGTACTTCACAATCGTTCTTACAAAAAATCAGCACGTATTGTTGGAGAGGTTTTAGGTAAGTATCACCCACACGGTGATGCTTCTGTATATGACACAATGGTGCGTATGGCGCAGGATTGGAGCCTTCGTTACATGTTAGTTGATGGCCAAGGTAACTTTGGTTCTGTAGATGGTGATCCACCTGCTGCAATGCGTTACACTGAGGTGCGTTTCCGTAAGATTGCGGAAGAGATGATGGCAGATATCGAAAAAGATACTGTTGATTTTCGTCCAAACTTTGACGACTCGTTAACAGAGCCTACAGTTCTTCCTACACGTATTCCTGCTTTATTAATGAATGGTTCTTCTGGTATTGCTGTGGGAATGGCTACCAATATGGCGCCGCACAACCTGACAGAATGTATCAATGCTATTTTGGCATACATCGATGACAACGAAATTGATATTGATGGTTTAATGAAACACGTTAAAGCACCTGATTTCCCTACTGGTGGAACAATTTATGGATATCAAGGTGTGAAAGATGCTTTTCATACTGGTCGCGGACGTGTTGTATTGCGTGCCAAAGCAAACATTGAACCTGTAAATGACAGAGAACGAATTATTGTTACAGAAATTCCATATCAAATTAATAAGGCGGAAATGATTAAACGCCAATGGGAATTATGTAACGAAAAGAAAATTGAAGGCATCAGCGAAATTCGCGACGAGAGTAACCGTGAGGGAATGCGCATTGTTTACGAATTACGTAGAGATGCCATGTCAAACGTTGTATTAAATAATTTATACAAGTTTTCGGCGCTTCAAACTTCTTTCTCAATTAATAATGTTGTATTAGTTAAGGGACGTCCGCAAATGCTAAACTTAAAAGACATGATTCACCATTTTGTGGATCACCGTCATGAAGTAGTTGTGCGCCGTACGAAATACGAATTGGCACAAGCAGAAAAACGTGCACACATTTTACAAGGTTTATTAATTGCGATTGATCATTTAGATGAAGTAATTAAAATCATTCGTGAGAGCGAAAGCCCTGATATAGCAAGAGATGAGTTGATTGGTAAATTTAATTTATCAGAAATTCAGGCACGTGCTATTTTGGATATGCGTTTAAGAACTTTAACCGGACTTGAGCGTGATAAAATCAAATCGGAGTACGAAGAATTGATGAAAACTATTGCTCACTTAAATGAAATTTTAAATAACGAACCATTGCGTTTTAAAATTATTCGCGAAGAATTGGAAGAAATAAAAGATAAATATGGTGATGAGCGCCGTACAGACATCGTTTATGCTGGTGATGATTTACGCATGGAAGATATGATCGTGGATGAGAATGTTGTTATAACTATCTCACACATGGGTTACATGAAGCGAACCAATCTTGCCGAATACAGAGCTCAAAACCGCGGTGGTAAAGGAAGTAAAGGAACAGCCACCAGAGATGAAGATTTTGTAGAACATATGTTTATTGCTTCTACACACAATTACATTTTATTATTTACAGAAAAAGGACAAGTGTATTGGATTCGTGCTTACGAAGTTCCTGAAGGAAATAAAACCAGTAAAGGAAGAGCCATTCAAAATCTCATCAGCATACAACCAGATGATAAAGTAAAAGCATTTATCAATATTAAAGATTTGAATGATGAAGAATACATTCAAAACAACTTTATTATTTTATGTACGAAGGAAGGTATCATTAAGAAAACTTCTGTAGAAGCATATTCACGTCCACGCGCTAATGGTATTAATGCTATTACTATTCGTGAAGGAGATATTTTATTGGAAGCTGCTTTAACTAACGGTAAAAATGAAATCATGCTTGCTACCAAATTAGGTAAGGTATGCCGTTTTAACGAAGCGAAAGTAAGACCAATGGGGCGTAATGCCAGTGGTGTTCGCGGAATTGATTTGAATGATGAAGAAGGTGGTAACAATGAAGTAGTTGGAATGATTTGTATTGCTGATGCAGAAGCTAACGTTTTAGTTGTTTCAGAAAAAGGATACGGTAAACGTTCTGATATTGATGAATACAGGGTTACTAACCGCGGTGGTAAAGGTGTAAAAACTATAAACATCACTGAAAAAACTGGAAATCTGGTTGCTATTAAGTCTGTAACAGATGCCAATGATTTAATGATCATCACTAAAAATGGTATTACCATTCGTATGAATGTATCTGATTTACGTTTAATGGGACGTGCAACACAAGGTGTACGTTTGATTAATATTCAAGATAGCGATAGTATTGCTGCTGTTACTAAAGTAGATCATGAAGAGGAGGAAGAAGAAACTATCACGGATGTAACGGATACAGCTACTCCAGCAGCGGAGAATGATGGATCTGATGCTACTACCAACGATACTGAACCAGATTCACCAGAAAATAATACTACACCAACGGACGATATTAGTTAATAACGGAAGTCGGTATTAAGCGTAAAGAATTATCTTTATAAAAAATTACAAGAACAGAATATGTACTTCATCAAATGATGAAACCTCTATTCTGTTTTTGTTTTATAAACTTTTAAAAACAACAAAATGACTAAAAAGATTTTACTATCAGGTGCACTTAGTTTCCTAGCATTAGGAACGTTGCTGGCCCAACCTACATTAGTTGAAAAGGTGGAAGCAACAGCAGGTAAAGTGGTAATTCCCTACGAAAGATGGAAATTACCAAATGGATTAACGATTTTATTGCACGAAGATCATTCCGATCCTGTAGTAAATATCATGGTAACTTACAACGTAGGTTCGAACCGTGAAAGTCTTGGTAAGTCTGGTTTTGCGCACTTTTTTGAGCACATGATGTTTCAAGGATCCAAACATGTGGGTGATGAGCAACATTTTAAAATGGTTTCAACCGCAGGTGGTGATATGAATGGATTTACTCAGCGTGATAAAACTGTTTATTATGAAACACTTCCTTC
This region includes:
- a CDS encoding DUF6970 domain-containing protein; the protein is MKKIFLLINCLLLLVCCKTKKSNEQSGKIPDCIKASIEAFSKTSCEKGLKVNEYTFQGATVFVFDQNACGNDMTSEVFDKNCKSLGFLGGFVGNVKIKGEDFSNALLVRTVWER
- a CDS encoding LTA synthase family protein; its protein translation is MAYFVCRLFFYFSNIGYFQTVNTFDLIADCFYGLRTDSFSIVVSNSLFILLSILPSNFFSGRPYQILLKSLFVICNTVFIAVNCIDIAYFPFIRKRSSADLFKQMGGQSDMSKLIPQFLKDFWWAVLFFVAIIVVLVYFYNRIKLKPIITKYSFSKPKQWALITLMFVLSAGFGVLAVRGGLQRVPITIVEAGSVTSIEEVPIVLNTPFTIIKSMEVEAIAEYNFYSPDELKSIYNPVRHYKDSEFKKQNVVVLILESFAKEYTKLGRISYTPFLDSLMDHSLVCSNAFSNGSKSIEGIPAILSSLPTFMENPFINSLYALNDQTSIASILSAEGYQTAFFHGGINGTMNFDSWASLAGYQAYYGKNEYNDNSDFDDFWGIWDEPFLKYSVKKMNSFKQPFHTAIFTLSSHHPYKIPEKYKNKFPKGDLENSESIGYADYSLKQFFNAAKKTDWYNNTLFVLTADHGSVSKHPFYTNVVGNQGIPILFFVPDNLLKKDHKKVFSQMDILPSVMDLLGYNRPFFSFGESFRSKEYGNDYFYASSTEFLFNDSMLYCFKMPILSATYQYTKDSTLSQPITGKYNNLDSIELHRSRAFFQTYNSTLIHNTGKLK
- a CDS encoding alpha/beta hydrolase, whose amino-acid sequence is MKKLLTLTLLLFASTQTFSQNYIFYLHGKIIENQGAEAVDKINSYGAYKYNDILDSLRKNKALVLSEVRAKDTDVKPYALKIKKQIDSLLKKGVEAKRVTVIGASKGALIAMYVSSYAKNKDINYVFMAACYRDETNAELNFYGNILSVYEKSDGAGTCLSLKNASTGINHYKEIEINTGLRHGFLYKPLPEWVNPALKWADGNYNQ
- a CDS encoding RecQ family ATP-dependent DNA helicase yields the protein MNANIKEDIHRLLKKYWGFDSFRPLQEDIILSVLDKHDTLALLPTGGGKSLCFQVPGLALGGTTLVISPLIALMNDQVQNLKKKGISAVAISAAMNFKEIDVALNNAALGHVQFIYVSPERLQNETFVQKISYLPITLIAVDEAHCISQWGFDFRPSYRKIATLRPYFPDCKIIALTASATKDVVEDIQKQLDFKDANVFRQSFVRKNLRYVVQLEENKIERLFKLIHNIGGSGLVYVRNRKKTEELAAFLKKNKISSMAYHAGLKYEQRQSVQQQWIDNNVQVICATNAFGMGIDKPDVRFVVHLDLPESLEAYFQEAGRGGRDGKIAYSTIFYTKADQQRLIDNFQYAFPELDYVKNTYQAICNYYQIAISAGQGTNVQFDIDKICKSYNLSPILVYNSIKFLEKENYLSLIDGGFEPSKVLFTANKEDIYQFELLYPKFEPLVKTLLRSYGGLFENYVYINEKDLAYRVKISAASIMEYLAYLDKQEILSYVPQSALPKLVFMQDRVHANYLEFNPENYHRLKEQYLERINSVIEYTNNDKLCRQVQLLMYFNEFNYSDCGHCDVCISKRPKDYETVKTKLLTSLKNKSLTLEQLKDKMKSSNDETWIKAFNELIDDNIIVEEESIFYLKKDSKERL